DNA sequence from the candidate division WOR-3 bacterium genome:
GACGATTTTGCCGAAGGCTTCTTCCATGTTATTGTCCTTGATTATCTTCTCCAGTATCTTCTTGACCTTGTGCTCGTGTCCGGTTAGAGTATGTACGACGTACCATTGCATAAGATATGATCCTATCGCAGTATGAGACCTAATACAGTTGTGAAAACCGTATCAAGAGCAAATATGATGACCGCAACGATCAGTGAGATGACGACAACAACAATAGTAGAATTGGTAATTTCGCTGCGTGTAGGCCACGTTACCTTACGCATCTCGTAATAGACATTCTTTAAGTAATCTCTTATTTTATTCAACATTTAAGATAACCTTTTGGCAGGCCTGGAGGGA
Encoded proteins:
- the secE gene encoding preprotein translocase subunit SecE, producing MLNKIRDYLKNVYYEMRKVTWPTRSEITNSTIVVVVISLIVAVIIFALDTVFTTVLGLILR